AAGCCGGCGATCAGACCGAGCCAGTTGAAGCCTACGGTCATGAAATTCGCCACATCCGCAAAGGTATAGGACGGCAGGGCGATCGCAATCGCGCTCGTATACAGAAACCCCGCGGCAAACAGGGCGGCGAAAACGGCAAGCGCCTGCAGGATGGCCGCCGCCCATTTGGCGCCGATCAGCGTCAGCCGCGGGTACGGCAGCGTAAGCCACCAGCCGTGCGTGTTATTCTCGATCTCCCGACGGACGATACCGACTCCGAAAAAGGCGGTTACATACGGAATGCCCATCGTCGCGAACCAGATTACGTTCATGTTGAGCTGGGAACGGAAGGCGAAATAGGTCGCGGCGCAGAGGCCCGCAAGGAGGAGGAGCGCGGCGTAGATGAAGCGCCACTTTTCCGTGACCACGACGTTCTCCCGCTTCCTCCAGGTGCTTTTCC
This genomic window from Paenibacillus humicola contains:
- a CDS encoding ABC transporter permease, whose amino-acid sequence is MNGQPAGFKSLVRHEAAWKSTWRKRENVVVTEKWRFIYAALLLLAGLCAATYFAFRSQLNMNVIWFATMGIPYVTAFFGVGIVRREIENNTHGWWLTLPYPRLTLIGAKWAAAILQALAVFAALFAAGFLYTSAIAIALPSYTFADVANFMTVGFNWLGLIAGFSPFAIALGLLSSSLQITMWRPLAPIVWTVLFLACSTYYWGFNAFFPAQNIFTQFTAERVVFFPFPWTVPVCMAASWVAGYLIVRLTALLLDTKLDL